From the genome of Streptomyces xanthophaeus:
TCCGGGCTCGAAACGCAAGGTGGTGGCGGACGCGAAGGATTTGAAGCCACGCAGGGTCAGGGACTTGAGGTGCACGCCGCCGGACTCTACCTTTCGCGTCCGGTTTCACCCATGAAGGTGCTGGGCACAACTGACGCCAATGGGATCAGGCCCCCCACCTGGCCCTGTGGTACGCGGCGCGGCGGTCCGGGGAACAGCCCGGGGGAAGGCAGGGGAAGAGGACGAGGAAAGAAAGAAGGGACGCCGGAGCGTCCCTTGCAGATCATGCGGGGCTGGAGTCGAGCGACGGGTGAAGCACGGGTCAGGTGAGCGCAGGCTCCGCCTGGGGTACGTCGATGTCGATGCTGCCGAGCAGCGAGTCTCCGTCGTGCTGAGCGGCGGCCGCGTTCAGCGCGTCATTTTCGGACTGAATCCGTACGAGCTCGGACTCGAGGTCCTGGACGCGCTGCTGAAGCCGTCGCATCTCGGCGAGGAGTCGCGGGTCGGAACCGCCGACGTAACCGAGAAGCGCCTTTGCCATGATGGATGGTCCTCCACACTGAGTGACCGACCGAAGCGGTGTGGGTCGTGAGGGAATCGCACCCGCGGATGTCCGACAGCGACTGACAGTCACTGCGCTTGCTACTGCCAACACTGCCAAACAGCTCAGGTGCGCGGGGCTTCCAGCGTCTCACCAAAAAGTTTGACGGTCAACACGATCACGCCCCGTATCGGCGCGCGCCCCGGTCCCCGCAAGGGGTGTGGAGATCATCCTCATCTTCGAGCGTTCCACGGATCGGGCTCGTCGGCAACGCGTCGACGACGAATGCGCAGTTCCGACCGTGTGCGGAGGCTCAGAGATGTGATGAGTGCATGATCAGTCGATCGGTCACCGCATCCCGAATCCGTCGTAGCCACCGCGCGGTGTGCCCCAGATCTCTGTCACCCCGTCCACCCGGCCGGGCGTGTCGGAGGAGCGCAACCAGTCGAGCAGCCGGTGGCAATTCTCACGTTGACCTTCGGCGACCACCTGCACTCGCCCGTCGTCGAGGTTGAGCGCGAAGCCGACGACCCCGCCGATCTCCAGGGCGTTCTCCCTGGTGAACCAGCGGAAGCCCACTCCCTGCACACGGCCGCGCACCCAGGCGGTCAGACGGACCTCTTCATTCATGCGTGAACGCTAACCGGGCGAGCACTTTCGGGACACATCGCCCCCCTGGCCCCATGGCGTACAGTCGCGCACCAATGAACTCACCCATTTGGGTGGGTAAGGGATGATCTTCACCCGGCAAGGAAGGCACGCTCCGATGGGCCGTCACCGACTCCCCGCCCCGCCGCACAGCGGCGGCAAGCGCGGCACCGCCCTGCGCACCGGCCTGCTGGGCGTCTCCGTGGCCGTCGCCCTCGGCACCGCGGCCGTCACCACCGGCATGGTGCCGGTCGGCGGTTCCTTCCCCTATGTGGGTGTCAGCGGTACGGACGCCCCCACCACGGAGGCCAAGGCCAAGGCCCCGACCGGCTCCGATACGGTGCTGCCGCAGCAGAACGGCCTCGTGAACCTCTCCGGCCGCGCCTCCGCCGGCACGGGGTCGGGCAGTGCGTCCCCGAAGCCGTCGGCCCCGGCCTCCCCGTCGGCGTCCGCCTCCCCGGCGCCCTCGCCGAGCGGCTCTCCGAGCGCCTCGCCCTCGCCGTCCGCCTCGCCGAGCGCCTCCCCCTCCCCGTCGGCCCCGTCCGCCACGCCGGCCCCGTCCACCAAGGCCCCGTCGGCCAAGGCCCCGTCCCCCAAGGCCCCGCGCACGAGTCCGGCCGCGCCGGTCGCGCCGACCGCCCCGGCACCGGCCACGAGCCAGGCTCCGGCCCCGGCACCCTCGAAGTCGACCACCGCCGAGCCCCGCCCGCCTCTGGACGGCCACTCCGCGGAGGAGTCCGCCGTCGTCGAGCTCGTGAACCAGGAGCGCGCGCTGGCCGGCTGCGGCCCGGTCCGGGCCAATCCGCCGCTCGCGGCGCTGGCCGGGGCCTTCAGCCTGGACATGGCCACCCGCGGCTTCTTCAGCCACGAGGACCCCGAGGGCAACAGCCCCTGGGACCGTGCCACCAAGGCCGGCATCTCCGGCCTCGGCGGCGAGAACATAGCCCGCGGCCAGGGTGACGCCGAGGCCGTGATGAAGGCGTGGATGAACAGCCCGGACCACAAGGCGAACATCCTCAACTGCGAGTTCCGCACCCTGGGCGTCGGCGTCCAGGTCTCCGCCGGCGGCCCCTGGTGGACCCAGGACTTCGGCTTCTAGGACTCAGACCGCGGCGGCGGCCAGGGCCGCGCGGCCCGCGAGGACGATGCGGGTCTGCTCGGTGACGCGGCGGCCCAGGTGCTCGGCGGTCGCGATGTCGGCCTTGTGGACCGCGTCCGCGCCCTCGTCGGAGTTGGTCTGGGCGGCGGCTCCGGAGAAGAAGCCGAGGCGGTTCAGGTCGTTCTCGGAGGCCGTGCTGGAGTTCCAGCCCGGCTTCAGGCCCAGGTTGACCCAGCTCATGCCGTGCTGCGCGGCCAGGATCTGGAAGAACTGCAGGGTGTGCAGCTTGTCGCCGCTCTTGGACGCGGAGTTCGTGAAGCCGGCCGCCACCTTGTCCTGCCAGACGTCGCCGAACCAGCGCTTCGAGGAGGCCTCGGCGAAGACGTGGAAGGCGCCGGAGGCGGTGCCCATGTACGTCGGGGAGCCGAAGACGATCGCGTCGGAGGCGTCGAGGAGCTCCCACTGGGCGTCGTCGATCTCGTCGACCTTGATCAGGTGAACGGTCGCCCCGGCTTCCACGGCGCCGCTGCGGACCGCCTCGGCGACGACGGCGGTGTGGCCGTAGCCGGAGTGGTAGGCGATCGAGACGACGGGGGTGTGCGTGATTGCGGACAAGGCTGATCTCTCCCTCGGGAAAACTCTCGTCGCGGCACAGGTCGTGGTGCGACGAGAGAAAGAGAATCACTAACTTTTAGAAAGCGCAACCCCCGGGTTAGCGCTGCGGGCGAGTACGCTTGGGGTATGGAGACCCCTGCCTGTACCGAAGCCGCAGAGACGGCACAACCGTTCGATGTCTTCGCGCGCGCCTGCCCGTCCCGGGAAACCCTTGAACACGTCACCGGCCGCTGGGGCAGCCTCACCGTCGGCGCCCTGCGCGAAGGCCCGTGCCGTTTCAACGAGCTGCGCCGCCGGGTGGAGGGCGTCAGCGAGAAGATGCTCTCCCAGACCCTGCACGCGCTGGAGCGCGACGGCATAGTCAACCGCGAGGCGCAGCCCACCAACCCGCCGCGCGTCGACTACGAGCTGACCCCGCTCGGCGTCGAGGTCGCGGACCGGCTGCTCGCACTCATCCACTGCCTGGAGGGGAACATGACGGCGGTGCTGGGCGCCCGGCAGTCCTACGACGCCACGCGCGGCGGCCTCTGACAGCGCGGGCAGAAGTAGCTCGACCGGTTCATCCACGGCCGACGCCGTATCGGCGTGCCGCAGCGCCGGCAGGGTTCGTCCTCGCGCCCGTAGGCGTCGAGCGAACGGTCGAAGTAGCCCGACTCCCCGTTCACGTTGACGTACAGGCTGTCGAAGCTGGTGCCTCCGACCGCGAGGGCGGCGTTCATGACGTCCCGGGCATGGCCGAGGAGTTCCGCGCTCCGGGGGCGCGTGAGGCCCGCGGTGGGGCGCTCGTAGTGCAGCCTGGCGCGCCACAGCGCCTCGTCCGCGTAGATGTTGCCGACCCCGCTGATCAGGGACTGGTCCAGCAGCGCCCGCTTGACGGTGGTCCGCTTGGCGCGCAGCGCGAGATGGTAGGCACCCTCGTCGAACAGCGGGTCCAGGGGGTCGCGCGCGATGTGCGCGATCACGTCGGGCAGCCCGTCGGTGCTGCCGGCGGCGACCTCGTGCAGCGACAGGCCGCCGAAGGTCCGCTGGTCCACGAAGCGCAGCTCCGTCCCGGCGTCATCGTCGAAGCGCACCCGGATCCGCAGGTGCTTCTCGTCGGGGGCGTCCTGCGGCTGCACCAGCAGCTGCCCGCTCATCCCGAGGTGTCCGAGCACGGACAGGTCCCGGCCCTCCAGCGGCAGCCACAGGTACTTCCCGCGCCGCTGCGCCGCCCCGATGGTCTCCCCCCGCAGCCGCGCCGCGAAGTCGGCCCCGCCGCCCGGATGGCGCCGGACGGCCCGCGGATGCAGGACCTCGACGGCCTCGACGGTCCGCCCCGACACCCAGCGCTCCAGCCCCCGCCGCACGACTTCGACTTCGGGCAACTCGGGCACGGGGAACCTCCGGTGGGAGTGGATCTGACGCTCCCGGCGAGCGTACCGGCCACCCGGAAACGACAGCCGCCCGCCCCTGCGAGGCAGGAGCGGGCGGTCACGTCCCGAAGGAAGGGTCAGGCGTCCGGCGCCGACTCGGCGGGAGTCGGCACCCCGCCGTTCTCGGTCCCGGCCGAAGCCGGAACCTCGGCCGGACCGGCGGTTGCGGCAGCTGCCGCGGCCGCCGTCCGCTCGTCCGCGGCGGCACGGATCCCGCGCCATGCGGACTCTGCGGCCTGCTGTTCCGCTTCCTTCTTGCTGCGGCCGGTGCCGGTGCCGTACGAGACACCACCGACGCGAGCGGCAGCAGTGAAGGTCTTCTCGTGGTCCGGACCGGTCTCGGAGACCAGGTACTCGGGCACGCCAAGGCCTTCGGCCGCCGTGAGTTCCTGGAGACTGGTCTTCCAGTCCAGGCCGGCCCCGAGGTTCGAGGACTTCTCGATGAGCGGGTCGAAGAGCCGGTGAACCAGCTCCGAGGCCGCGTCGAGGCCCTGATCGAGGTAAACCGCGCCGATCACCGCTTCAAGGGTGTCGGCGAGGATGGAGGCCTTGTCCCGGCCTCCCGTGCCCTCTTCGCCCCGGCCGAGCCGGATGAAGGAGCCGAGTTCGAGGCCGCGTCCGACCTCCGCCAGTGCGCGCGAGTTGAC
Proteins encoded in this window:
- a CDS encoding acylphosphatase, giving the protein MNEEVRLTAWVRGRVQGVGFRWFTRENALEIGGVVGFALNLDDGRVQVVAEGQRENCHRLLDWLRSSDTPGRVDGVTEIWGTPRGGYDGFGMR
- a CDS encoding CAP domain-containing protein, translated to MGRHRLPAPPHSGGKRGTALRTGLLGVSVAVALGTAAVTTGMVPVGGSFPYVGVSGTDAPTTEAKAKAPTGSDTVLPQQNGLVNLSGRASAGTGSGSASPKPSAPASPSASASPAPSPSGSPSASPSPSASPSASPSPSAPSATPAPSTKAPSAKAPSPKAPRTSPAAPVAPTAPAPATSQAPAPAPSKSTTAEPRPPLDGHSAEESAVVELVNQERALAGCGPVRANPPLAALAGAFSLDMATRGFFSHEDPEGNSPWDRATKAGISGLGGENIARGQGDAEAVMKAWMNSPDHKANILNCEFRTLGVGVQVSAGGPWWTQDFGF
- a CDS encoding flavodoxin family protein; the protein is MSAITHTPVVSIAYHSGYGHTAVVAEAVRSGAVEAGATVHLIKVDEIDDAQWELLDASDAIVFGSPTYMGTASGAFHVFAEASSKRWFGDVWQDKVAAGFTNSASKSGDKLHTLQFFQILAAQHGMSWVNLGLKPGWNSSTASENDLNRLGFFSGAAAQTNSDEGADAVHKADIATAEHLGRRVTEQTRIVLAGRAALAAAAV
- a CDS encoding winged helix-turn-helix transcriptional regulator; translation: METPACTEAAETAQPFDVFARACPSRETLEHVTGRWGSLTVGALREGPCRFNELRRRVEGVSEKMLSQTLHALERDGIVNREAQPTNPPRVDYELTPLGVEVADRLLALIHCLEGNMTAVLGARQSYDATRGGL
- the mutM gene encoding bifunctional DNA-formamidopyrimidine glycosylase/DNA-(apurinic or apyrimidinic site) lyase, encoding MPELPEVEVVRRGLERWVSGRTVEAVEVLHPRAVRRHPGGGADFAARLRGETIGAAQRRGKYLWLPLEGRDLSVLGHLGMSGQLLVQPQDAPDEKHLRIRVRFDDDAGTELRFVDQRTFGGLSLHEVAAGSTDGLPDVIAHIARDPLDPLFDEGAYHLALRAKRTTVKRALLDQSLISGVGNIYADEALWRARLHYERPTAGLTRPRSAELLGHARDVMNAALAVGGTSFDSLYVNVNGESGYFDRSLDAYGREDEPCRRCGTPIRRRPWMNRSSYFCPRCQRPPRVAS
- the rnc gene encoding ribonuclease III codes for the protein MSELSNAEKQADSNNAASSHTLLEGRLGYQLESALLVRALTHRSYAYENGGLPTNERLEFLGDSVLGLVVTDTLYTTHPDLPEGQLAKLRAAVVNSRALAEVGRGLELGSFIRLGRGEEGTGGRDKASILADTLEAVIGAVYLDQGLDAASELVHRLFDPLIEKSSNLGAGLDWKTSLQELTAAEGLGVPEYLVSETGPDHEKTFTAAARVGGVSYGTGTGRSKKEAEQQAAESAWRGIRAAADERTAAAAAAATAGPAEVPASAGTENGGVPTPAESAPDA